ACCCAGACGAGCATCGCCGGCCCCACCGCGCCACCGGTCTGGCGGAGCACCGTCGCCGGGACGATGAAGATGCCGGACCCGATCACCAAGCCGACGACGAGGAGGATGAGGTCGCCGAGGCGGAGGGTGCGGCGGAGGTCAGTGCCCGACAGCGAGGCCGTCCTTGCGGGGATCGGAGCCCGCCGCCCATCCCCGTGCCAGACGCATCACCGCCTGCGCGCCCCCGAAGCTCGAGGTGGGATCCACGACTATCTCGTGGCCCATCGCGGCAAGCTGCCGCCGCACCGCATCGCTGATGGGCGGCTCGAGGATGAGGCGGCGCCCCGATAGGTGCCGGAATCGCGGCGCGTCGATCGCCGCCTGCAGGTCCATCCCGAAGACCAGCAGGTTGACCAGGACCTGCACGTCGTGCTCCGACGCTGCGCCTGGGACTCAGCCGATTCGGTCGTCATGGCTAGCAGAATGGGGATCACTACCCTGCGTGCACCTCGCATCGGGGCCTTTCGTCTGGCAGATTGATGATTGCGAATACATGCTTCCGCCGGTTCCCGTCAAGTTGAGGTTTCGTGCAGACATGTTCGTTGGGGCCCGGCGTCCCCTCGGTGACCGTCGTCGGTTTCGGCGGCATGCCGCTCTCAATCACCGGGCGGCCGGACGAAACGACCGGCATCAGCGTCATCCACGCCGCGCTCGACGCCGGCATGACGCTGATCGACACCGCCGACGTGTATTGTTTCGACGACGGCGACATGGGACACAACGAACGGCTGATCGCGAAGGCGCTGGGTAGCTGGCCCGGCGACCGGTACCGCGTCATCGTCGCCACCAAGGGCGGGCTCACCCGGCCACAGGGGCGCTGGGAACAGAGCGCGCGGCCCGACCGCCTCAAGCTCGCGTGCGAGCGGTCGCTCGCCGCGCTCGCCGTGGAACGCATCGATCTCTATCAGCTGCACGCCCCCGACCCGGCCGTTCCTTTCGCCGATAGCGTGGGCGCTCTGGCCGAGCTTCAGCGCGGGGGCAAGATCCGATGGGTGGGGCTTTCCAACGTTTCGGTGGATGAGATCATCGAGGCGGGCGAGATCGTGACCGTCGTTTCAGTGCAGAACCGGCTGAACCCGTTCTTCCGCGAGGCCATCGCCGAGGGCGTGGTAGCGCACTGCGGCCGTAACGGCATCGCGTTCATGGCGTACAGTCCGGTGGGCGGCGGACGGCTCAACAAGAAGCTGCCGGGCCACCCCGTCGCGAGCGGGATCGCGAAGAAACGCGGCGTTTCGGCGCACGCAGTCGTGTTGGCCTGGGTGCTGGCGCAAGACTCGTCGGTGATCGCGATCCCGGGAGCGCGCACCCCCGAGCACGCCCGTGATTCGGCCACCGCGGCGGCCGTCGCGCTGGATCCGGAGGAGCTGGACGCGATAGACCGCGCCGAGTTCTCACGCGCGTGACCGGCGTTGGCGGGATCCTGTCCAGGGAACGTATGCGGGGAGCCGCTGCCGGCCTCGTGGCAGGCACGATCGGTTGGCTCGCGTTCACGGTCGTCGCCGTGGGCTGGATGTGGCCTCTCCCCGTCGCCGCCCTCATCGGCGCGGTCCTCGGAGCGACGCGATGGCGGCGATTGCTCTGGATCACGGCAGGCATCGGCACCGGCCTCGCGTTCCTCGTGGCCTACACGCCGGTCATCGTGGCACCGGCCCACCGGCTGATCCGATCCGACCCGCTCGGCCCGCGCGCGGCGGATGCGGTCGTCGTCCTGTCCGCGGGTCTCAACGAAGACGCGCTCATCTCCGGTGACGGGGCGGACCGCATTCTGACCGGGTTGCGGCTCGTCCTGGAGCACGCGGCGCCCAGGCTCGTCGTCACCAGGCTTCATAGAAAAGTCGGCCGTGGAGAGGTCACATCGGAAGATGATCAACGGCGCCTCGTCGCGCTCGCCCACGACAGCATCGCGCTGTTCTCGGTGGACTCCGTCACCACCACGCGCGAAGAGGCGCTGCGCTTCGCGGTACTGGCGCGGCGCGAGGGATGGACGTCGGTGATCGTGGTGACGTCCCCGCTGCACACCAGCCGCGCGTGCGCCACGTTCGAGAAGGCCGGCTTCCGGGTGACCTGCGTGACGAGCGAATCGCGGGAGTTCGCCGTGCGAGCGTTGCGCGCCCCGAGGGATCGGCTGGCCGCCTTCCGCCACTGGGTCTACGAGGTGGCAGGCCATGCGAAGTACCGCTGGAAGGGCTGGATCTAGAGGCGGTGCGCCTACCTCCCCGTGTACATGATCCGGTAGATCCTTCCGCCACGGTCGTCGGTCACGTAGAGCGACCCATCCGGTCCCACCGCGACGCCAGTCGGACGGTGCGCCGCCTGGCCCGTGCCGGTCCGGAACCCCTCGGCAAAGACCGTGTATGTGCCACCAGCCTCGCCGCGCGCGAACGGCACGAACCCGACGTTGTAACCCTGCTGGGGGAGCGGCGCCCGGTTCCATGACCCGTGGAAGGCTATGAACGCTCCGCCGCGGTACTCGGCCGGGAACGCCGGAGGCGTCTGCAACTGCGTCCCCGGGTAGAACGCGATGCCGTTCGGCGCCCAGTGTGCCGGGAACGCTACCAGCGGACGCGGCGCGAACGCGCAGCGACCCGCCGTGCGGCCGTCACCGCCATACTCGGGCGCGAGGACCTTCTGCTGAAGCTCCCGGTCGTAGTAGCAGTACGGCCAGCCGTAGTCCCCGCCCTGCTCGATGCGGAACAGTTCCTCCGCCGGAGTCTCGGCGTTCTGCTCGTCCGTGAAGAGCTGCGGCCAGTTGTCCCGGAGCTGGTCGCGTCCGTGCTGCGCGCCGTAGACCGCGCCGGCGGGATCAGTCGTGATCGCCACTACGTTTCGCAGGCCCCGAGCGAAGTGCACGCCGTCGGACTGTCGCTGGCGAAGCCGGCTCGGGTCGAAGCGCCAGATGCCGCCCGCGCTGTCGAGCAGGGTGCACGGGTCCCGCCCCGGCGAGCCCGCCTGGCGGTCGCGCTCCTGGCAGGAGTTGGAGGGCGCACCGATGTTGACGTACAGCGCTCCGTCGCGGCCGAGGGCGATGCTCTTCGCCGCGTGCTGCCTCCGGGAGATGAGGCCGGAGACGATCGTATCCGGCGGCCCCTGAGGCTCGAGCTGGCCGGCCCGCCAGGGCCACCGCACTATCGCATCGTCGAGCGCGAAGTAGAGGAAGCCGCCGCCCAGCGCGATACCGTTGCCCGAACCCGGGCCGAAACGGCGCCGCGTTTCGGCCACCCCGTCGCCGTCCTCGTCGCGCAACGAGGCCACCCCGCCACCGTTCCCCTGGAGCGCCACGAAGAGATCGCCGTTAGGTGCGACCGCGATGTGCCGCGCCCGGCCGATGCTGTCGGTGACGAACAGCGCGCAAAAGCCGCGCGGCAGGGTGAGGCCGGCGTTGTCCGCCGCGCAGGCGGGCGGTCGCGACTGCGCCGGGAGGTTGCCGGTGAGCACCGAGAGCGTCGCGAGCAGGGCGAATGGCGGGTGGGTAGCGTTCATGGCGTCACTCTACCACATCCCCAACGGCGAGCGCCAGTCCGGTGAAGGTGTGTCATCCCGGAACGCCAGACCGTCTCCGATGGAGGACGTTCCAGCTCCCAAAGCCCCCACCGGTGCCTGGCACGAGGGTTGCATTCCCGTTGGGGCATGAACGCGAGCCGTCTCGCCGTCCTCGCCCTCGCGGCCTCGCTCCTCGGAGCGATGTTGCCCGCGATGCTCCGAGCCCAGAGCGGCAAGGTCGATGAGGTCGAGCGTTCGCGCGACCGCGACTCGCGGGGCCGCAACGGCAACCGAGGGAACGACGACGACGGTGACGGCGGCGGGTGGTTCATCTTCCGGATCATCGGAGACCTGATCTTCGGGAGCGGCGACCCGGACCCCCACCCGCCCGTTCCACCCAGGCCGCGCGCCCCCACGACGGGCCAGGGCTATCTCCCGTATCCGTACGCCGACCGTCGCGCCCGGGAGGCTTTCGTGCTGCGCGATGTGCGTCAGGGCCGCACCTTCGGCTCGGTCTCGGGCGCGTACTTCCGCGATGACGTCTCGACGCTCCGTGCGGGGCACTTCGCGCTCGAGGGCGCCAGCGGAGCGGCGTATGGCTCTCTGGAGTACGACTACCACCGCGAGCCCAAGGCGAATGAGACCGACTACTTGCACCTGTGGCGCGCCGGTGTCGGCGCCATGCCCCGGCTGGGACAGATCGGGTACCTGAGAGTCGGGGTCGCGGCGCGGGGTGTTGTCCTGGACGACGGAGACGGAGCCGCGGGCCCGGAGCTGGAGCTTGGCGCCAAGATCTTCCCGCTACGCCCGTGGGCCGTGAGCGCGACCGGCCGGGTGGCCACCCTCTCGTGGGACGGCCAGTCGTGGTTCGGTTTTTCTCAGTGGGCTGCCACGGCCTCGGTCTTCGCCGGCCCCGTCGAGATCGAGGGCGGAGCGCACTGGACGCGCATCGGCAGCGCGCCCGCCTTCTACGGCCCCACCCTGGGCGCGCGGATCTGGTTCTAGCCTGAGACGCCTAACGGCCAACGGCCAACGGCTAACGGCTTTCTTTCCTATCCACGACATACTGATTGCGCTGCGCCGCGGGTAACAGCCTGAGGTCGAGGATGTTGACGTGCTCCGGGAGATTCACGATGTACGCCACCGCATCCGCGACGTCGGCGGCGGTGAGCGGAGTGAAGCCCTCGTAGGTCTTCCCGGCGCGTTCCGCGTTCCCCTTGAACCGCACCATCGCGAACTCGGTCCGAACGTAGCCGGGGTCCACGATCGACACCTTGATGCCCGTACCCGCGAGGTCAACACTCATCGCCTCGTTGAGCGCGGTCACCGCGAACTTGGACGCGTTGTATACGTTCCCCAAAGGATAAACCTGGCGCCCCGCCGTGCTCCCCAGGTTCACCACGTGGCCTCGATCCCGCTTCACCATGAGCGGCAGGACCGCGCGCGTGACGTTGAGCAGCCCTTTCACGTTGGTGTCTATCATGAGGTCCCAGTCGGCAGGGTCCCCTTCCTGGATCTTCGTCATCCCGGATGCCAGACCCGCGTTGTTGACCAGGATGTCGGGCGCCGCGCCGTCGCGCTCGAGCTCCTGCGCCGCGCCCGTCACGGCCGCGCGGCTACGGACGTCCACCTTCGCGACGCTCACCTTCACGCCGTGCGCCTTCGTCAGCTCGGCGGCGAGCTTCTCCAGGCGGTCCAGCCGGCGCGCCCACAGGACGAGGTGGCACCCCTCGGACGCGAAACGGCGGGCGATGGCGAGCCCGATGCCCGAGCTGGCACCGGTGATGAGG
The sequence above is a segment of the Gemmatimonadales bacterium genome. Coding sequences within it:
- a CDS encoding aldo/keto reductase, with amino-acid sequence MQTCSLGPGVPSVTVVGFGGMPLSITGRPDETTGISVIHAALDAGMTLIDTADVYCFDDGDMGHNERLIAKALGSWPGDRYRVIVATKGGLTRPQGRWEQSARPDRLKLACERSLAALAVERIDLYQLHAPDPAVPFADSVGALAELQRGGKIRWVGLSNVSVDEIIEAGEIVTVVSVQNRLNPFFREAIAEGVVAHCGRNGIAFMAYSPVGGGRLNKKLPGHPVASGIAKKRGVSAHAVVLAWVLAQDSSVIAIPGARTPEHARDSATAAAVALDPEELDAIDRAEFSRA
- a CDS encoding YdcF family protein, which codes for MRGAAAGLVAGTIGWLAFTVVAVGWMWPLPVAALIGAVLGATRWRRLLWITAGIGTGLAFLVAYTPVIVAPAHRLIRSDPLGPRAADAVVVLSAGLNEDALISGDGADRILTGLRLVLEHAAPRLVVTRLHRKVGRGEVTSEDDQRRLVALAHDSIALFSVDSVTTTREEALRFAVLARREGWTSVIVVTSPLHTSRACATFEKAGFRVTCVTSESREFAVRALRAPRDRLAAFRHWVYEVAGHAKYRWKGWI
- a CDS encoding PQQ-dependent sugar dehydrogenase, with the protein product MNATHPPFALLATLSVLTGNLPAQSRPPACAADNAGLTLPRGFCALFVTDSIGRARHIAVAPNGDLFVALQGNGGGVASLRDEDGDGVAETRRRFGPGSGNGIALGGGFLYFALDDAIVRWPWRAGQLEPQGPPDTIVSGLISRRQHAAKSIALGRDGALYVNIGAPSNSCQERDRQAGSPGRDPCTLLDSAGGIWRFDPSRLRQRQSDGVHFARGLRNVVAITTDPAGAVYGAQHGRDQLRDNWPQLFTDEQNAETPAEELFRIEQGGDYGWPYCYYDRELQQKVLAPEYGGDGRTAGRCAFAPRPLVAFPAHWAPNGIAFYPGTQLQTPPAFPAEYRGGAFIAFHGSWNRAPLPQQGYNVGFVPFARGEAGGTYTVFAEGFRTGTGQAAHRPTGVAVGPDGSLYVTDDRGGRIYRIMYTGR
- a CDS encoding gamma-glutamyltransferase, whose translation is MQVLVNLLVFGMDLQAAIDAPRFRHLSGRRLILEPPISDAVRRQLAAMGHEIVVDPTSSFGGAQAVMRLARGWAAGSDPRKDGLAVGH
- a CDS encoding SDR family NAD(P)-dependent oxidoreductase is translated as MSRITGKLALITGASSGIGLAIARRFASEGCHLVLWARRLDRLEKLAAELTKAHGVKVSVAKVDVRSRAAVTGAAQELERDGAAPDILVNNAGLASGMTKIQEGDPADWDLMIDTNVKGLLNVTRAVLPLMVKRDRGHVVNLGSTAGRQVYPLGNVYNASKFAVTALNEAMSVDLAGTGIKVSIVDPGYVRTEFAMVRFKGNAERAGKTYEGFTPLTAADVADAVAYIVNLPEHVNILDLRLLPAAQRNQYVVDRKESR